From a single Thalassophryne amazonica chromosome 7, fThaAma1.1, whole genome shotgun sequence genomic region:
- the cited4b gene encoding cbp/p300-interacting transactivator 4b, with product MADHLMMPMNHSSAGASLHGYRMGMNGGLQAGHQQHANQQGMRALPNGQMIHYGGAQANMETAMRQRQGMVAGPVNGQLNGAQMGHHQMTSGTMMYNGQPQQQQHHPQQQQQHHMHPQQHQQQAQHPQQFMNGGLTSQQLMASMQLQKLNTQYHGHPLGPMGGNHMGPSAQYRMNPAQLANMQHMAGPALALNGMDADMIDEDVLTSLVMELGLDRVQELPELFLGQNEFDFISDFVSKQQPSTVSC from the coding sequence ATGGCAGACCATCTGATGATGCCCATGAATCACAGCTCAGCAGGCGCCAGTCTCCACGGATACAGGATGGGCATGAATGGCGGCTTGCAGGCGGGTCACCAGCAGCATGCCAACCAGCAGGGAATGCGAGCGCTGCCCAATGGCCAGATGATACACTACGGTGGCGCCCAGGCCAACATGGAGACGGCCATGAGGCAGCGGCAGGGGATGGTGGCCGGGCCCGTGAACGGACAGCTGAATGGGGCCCAGATGGGTCACCACCAAATGACCTCTGGTACCATGATGTACAACGGGCAGCCGCAGCAACAGCAGCATCAccctcagcagcagcagcagcaccataTGCACCCTCAGCAGCACCAGCAGCAAGCCCAGCACCCGCAACAGTTCATGAACGGAGGGCTAACGTCGCAGCAGCTCATGGCCAGCATGCAGTTACAAAAACTGAACACCCAATACCACGGACATCCACTGGGGCCTATGGGTGGGAACCACATGGGGCCCTCAGCTCAGTACCGTATGAACCCAGCCCAGCTGGCTAACATGCAACACATGGCTGGGCCGGCTCTGGCTCTTAATGGCATGGACGCGGATATGATAGACGAAGACGTTCTGACCTCGCTGGTCATGGAGCTGGGCTTGGACCGAGTCCAGGAGTTGCCGGAACTCTTCTTGGGCCAAAATGAGTTTGACTTCATCTCGGACTTTGTCAGCAAACAGCAGCCAAGCACTGTTAGCTGCTGA